One Peterkaempfera bronchialis DNA window includes the following coding sequences:
- a CDS encoding argininosuccinate synthase has protein sequence MTERVVLAYSGGLDTSVCIGWIAEETGAEVIAVAVDVGQGGEDLEVIRKRALACGAVEAEVADARDEFADGYCLPAIKANALYMDRYPLVSALSRPVIVKHLVAAAHKHGASTVAHGCTGKGNDQVRFEAGISSLAPDLKCIAPVRDYAMTRDKAIAFAEANNLPIATTKKSPYSIDQNVFGRAVETGFLEDIWNGPIEDVYEYTQNPAEPREADEVVITFKQGVPVAIDGKPVTVLQAIEQLNQRAGAQGIGRLDMVEDRLVGIKSREIYEAPGAIALITAHQELENVTVERELARYKKGVDQRWGELVYDGLWFSPLKRALEGFVEEANEHVSGDVRMTLHGGRAVVTGRRSEESLYDFNLATYDTGDTFDQSLSKGFIEIFGLSSKIAARRSLRA, from the coding sequence GTGACCGAACGCGTCGTACTCGCCTACTCGGGCGGTCTGGACACGTCCGTCTGCATCGGCTGGATCGCCGAGGAGACCGGCGCCGAGGTCATCGCCGTCGCTGTCGACGTCGGCCAGGGCGGCGAGGACCTGGAGGTCATCCGCAAGCGGGCGCTGGCCTGCGGCGCGGTGGAGGCCGAGGTGGCCGACGCCCGGGACGAGTTCGCCGACGGCTACTGCCTGCCGGCGATCAAGGCCAACGCCCTCTACATGGACCGCTACCCGCTGGTCTCCGCGCTCTCCCGGCCGGTGATCGTCAAGCACCTGGTCGCCGCCGCCCACAAGCACGGCGCCTCCACCGTGGCCCACGGCTGCACCGGCAAGGGCAACGACCAGGTCCGCTTCGAGGCCGGCATCTCCTCGCTCGCCCCCGACCTCAAGTGCATCGCCCCGGTCCGCGACTACGCGATGACCCGGGACAAGGCCATCGCCTTCGCCGAGGCCAACAACCTCCCCATCGCCACCACCAAGAAGTCCCCGTACTCCATCGACCAGAACGTCTTCGGCCGCGCCGTGGAGACCGGCTTCCTTGAGGACATCTGGAACGGCCCCATCGAGGACGTCTACGAGTACACCCAGAACCCCGCCGAGCCCCGCGAGGCCGACGAGGTCGTCATCACCTTCAAGCAGGGCGTCCCGGTCGCCATCGACGGCAAGCCGGTCACCGTGCTCCAGGCGATCGAGCAGCTCAACCAGCGGGCCGGCGCCCAGGGCATCGGCCGGCTCGACATGGTCGAGGACCGGCTGGTCGGCATCAAGTCCCGGGAGATCTACGAGGCGCCCGGCGCCATCGCGCTGATCACCGCCCACCAGGAGCTGGAGAACGTCACCGTCGAGCGGGAGCTCGCCCGGTACAAGAAGGGCGTCGACCAGCGCTGGGGCGAGCTGGTCTACGACGGCCTGTGGTTCTCGCCGCTCAAGCGGGCCCTGGAGGGCTTTGTCGAGGAGGCCAACGAGCATGTCTCCGGTGACGTCCGGATGACCCTGCACGGCGGCCGTGCCGTGGTCACCGGCCGGCGCAGCGAGGAGTCGCTGTACGACTTCAACCTGGCCACCTACGACACCGGCGACACCTTCGACCAGTCGCTCTCCAAGGGCTTCATCGAGATCTTCGGCCTCTCCTCGAAGATCGCCGCCCGGCGCAGCCTGCGGGCCTGA
- a CDS encoding RNA polymerase sigma factor: MTALADTRLRPAFAPLAAALARAHGLDAEDLEQAVWLRALEHTARAPLPTEPVGWLRSLTVREFHRALAPARAEIPTPLPPRPTAAPPGRSDLPTALRAAVPLLPARCPALLTALLDRPGLTYTQLAAETGIPRGSIGPTRSRCLACLRRLLRHPAASG, from the coding sequence ATGACCGCTCTCGCCGACACCCGGCTGCGCCCCGCCTTCGCCCCGCTCGCCGCCGCCCTGGCCCGCGCCCATGGGCTGGACGCCGAGGATCTGGAGCAGGCGGTCTGGCTGCGGGCCCTGGAGCACACCGCGCGGGCCCCGCTGCCCACCGAACCGGTCGGCTGGCTGCGGTCGCTGACCGTACGCGAGTTCCACCGGGCACTCGCCCCCGCCCGCGCCGAGATCCCCACCCCGCTGCCGCCCCGGCCGACCGCCGCCCCACCCGGCCGCAGCGACCTGCCGACCGCGCTCCGGGCCGCCGTCCCCCTGCTGCCCGCCCGCTGCCCCGCGCTGCTCACCGCCCTGCTGGACCGCCCCGGCCTGACGTACACCCAGCTCGCCGCCGAGACCGGCATCCCGCGCGGCAGCATCGGCCCCACCCGCTCCCGCTGCCTCGCCTGCCTCCGCCGCCTGCTGCGCCACCCGGCCGCATCGGGGTGA
- a CDS encoding methionine ABC transporter permease encodes MTWDEMRPLLETATRETLSMVGIATLVALLVGLPIGVLLVLTDRGGLLRNRPVNKAVGAVVNVGRSLPFIILMLALTSFTRWVVGTSLGWEAASVPLAVGAVPFYARLVETSVREVDGGLVEAVQAMGGSTWTVVRKALLPEALPSLVAGLTTTVIAVVGYSAMAGTVGGGGLGTLAYTYGYMRFETDFMVVIVIELIILVTLVQLIGDLAVRSLGQRGRGTGPVRLLRRRGAATAVTVPAQQTTPGGETPAPGSADSTGDGTAAAPASAASPR; translated from the coding sequence ATGACCTGGGACGAGATGCGCCCGCTGCTGGAGACCGCCACCCGCGAGACGCTCTCCATGGTCGGCATCGCCACCCTGGTCGCCCTGCTGGTCGGCCTGCCGATCGGCGTGCTGCTGGTGCTCACCGACCGGGGCGGGCTGCTCCGCAACCGGCCGGTCAACAAGGCCGTCGGCGCGGTCGTCAATGTCGGCCGCTCCCTGCCGTTCATCATCCTGATGCTGGCGCTGACCTCCTTCACCCGCTGGGTGGTCGGCACCTCCCTCGGCTGGGAGGCCGCCTCCGTACCGCTCGCCGTCGGCGCCGTCCCCTTCTACGCCCGGCTGGTGGAGACCTCGGTCCGCGAGGTCGACGGCGGCCTGGTGGAAGCCGTCCAGGCGATGGGCGGCTCCACCTGGACGGTGGTCCGCAAGGCCCTGCTGCCGGAGGCGCTGCCCTCCCTGGTGGCCGGCCTGACCACCACCGTCATCGCCGTCGTCGGCTACTCCGCGATGGCCGGCACCGTCGGGGGCGGCGGGCTCGGCACCCTCGCCTACACCTACGGCTATATGCGCTTCGAGACCGACTTCATGGTCGTCATCGTGATCGAGCTGATCATCCTGGTCACCCTCGTCCAGCTGATCGGCGACCTCGCCGTACGGTCCCTGGGCCAGCGCGGCCGAGGGACCGGCCCGGTCCGGCTGCTGCGCCGCCGCGGCGCAGCGACCGCCGTGACCGTACCCGCCCAGCAGACCACCCCCGGCGGGGAGACACCCGCCCCCGGGTCCGCCGACTCGACCGGGGACGGCACCGCAGCCGCCCCGGCGTCGGCCGCCTCCCCGCGATAG
- a CDS encoding GNAT family N-acetyltransferase — protein MGMSVTISVADQSDAEQILKLQYLCYQDEAELYGDWAIEPLTQTLDSLRDELAEHCVLVARLGDEVVGSVRGWVDDDGVGHIGRLVVHPRMQRHGLGGRLLQAVEQRLAAAGRVTAYRLFTGHRSLGNQRLYRRLGYQETGVEEISRRLSLVTLEKSALPADGCASAVQALAASA, from the coding sequence ATGGGCATGAGCGTGACCATCTCGGTCGCCGACCAGAGCGACGCCGAACAGATCCTCAAGCTCCAGTACCTCTGCTACCAGGACGAGGCGGAGCTCTACGGCGACTGGGCCATCGAACCGCTGACGCAGACCCTCGACAGCCTGCGCGACGAGCTGGCCGAGCACTGCGTGCTGGTCGCCCGGCTCGGCGACGAGGTGGTCGGCTCGGTCCGCGGCTGGGTGGACGACGACGGGGTGGGCCACATCGGCCGCCTGGTGGTCCATCCCCGGATGCAGCGCCACGGCTTGGGCGGACGTCTGCTCCAGGCCGTCGAGCAGCGGCTGGCCGCCGCCGGCCGGGTCACCGCGTACCGGCTCTTCACCGGCCACCGCAGCCTGGGCAACCAGCGGCTCTACCGCCGCCTCGGCTACCAGGAGACCGGCGTCGAGGAGATCAGCCGCAGGCTGAGCCTGGTCACCCTGGAGAAGTCGGCTCTGCCGGCGGACGGCTGCGCCTCGGCCGTACAGGCCCTCGCGGCCAGTGCCTGA
- a CDS encoding arginine repressor — MTDVHRDRTGQPIPQVPQTRTARHRRIVDLLTRQPVRSQSQLAKLLADDGLVVTQATLSRDLDELGAVKIRNKDGALIYAVPAEGGDRTPKAPLGESVTEARMARLAGELMVSATASGNLVVLRTPPGAAQFLASAIDQAEVFEIIGTIAGDDTVLLISRDAQGGQELADHLMQLAQSKNT; from the coding sequence ATGACCGATGTCCACCGCGACCGGACCGGACAGCCGATACCGCAGGTCCCGCAGACCCGGACGGCCCGGCACCGGCGGATCGTGGACCTGCTGACCCGCCAGCCGGTGCGTTCGCAGAGCCAGCTCGCCAAACTGCTCGCCGACGACGGGCTGGTGGTGACCCAGGCCACCCTCTCCCGGGACTTGGACGAGCTGGGCGCGGTCAAGATCCGCAACAAGGACGGCGCGCTGATCTACGCCGTCCCGGCGGAGGGCGGCGACCGCACCCCCAAGGCGCCGCTGGGCGAGTCCGTCACCGAGGCCCGGATGGCGAGGCTGGCGGGCGAGCTGATGGTGTCGGCGACCGCGTCCGGCAACCTGGTGGTGCTGCGCACCCCGCCGGGCGCGGCGCAGTTCCTGGCCTCGGCGATCGACCAGGCGGAGGTGTTCGAGATCATCGGCACCATCGCCGGGGATGACACCGTGCTGCTGATCAGCCGCGATGCGCAGGGCGGCCAGGAGCTCGCCGACCACCTGATGCAGTTGGCCCAGTCCAAGAACACCTGA
- a CDS encoding MetQ/NlpA family ABC transporter substrate-binding protein, which translates to MRNAIKLTTTLLAAGGLALGLTACGSDSSSSTSAGSPAGSSDKALVVAASPTPHALILTYVKDHLAAKAGLKLEIKEVTDYVTPNTAVQDGSADANFFQHQPYLDDFNKQHGTDIVSVEPVHLEPLGVYSKKVKSLAELPSGATVAVPNDATNEGRALKLLADNNVITLKDGAGTTATVRDITGNPKNLKWKELEAAQLPRALADVDAAVINGNYALDSGLKPATDAIAVEKAEGNPYANILAVKKGKESDPRVKKLAELLHSPEVKKYIEDTFNGSVIPAF; encoded by the coding sequence GTGCGTAACGCCATCAAGCTCACCACCACCCTCCTCGCCGCCGGCGGCCTGGCTCTCGGCCTCACCGCCTGCGGCAGCGACTCCTCGTCGTCCACCTCCGCAGGCAGCCCCGCAGGTAGTTCGGACAAGGCCCTGGTCGTCGCGGCCAGCCCCACCCCGCACGCCCTGATCCTCACGTACGTCAAGGACCACCTGGCCGCCAAGGCCGGCCTCAAGCTGGAGATCAAGGAGGTCACCGACTATGTGACCCCCAACACCGCCGTGCAGGACGGCTCGGCCGACGCCAACTTCTTCCAGCACCAGCCCTACCTGGACGACTTCAACAAGCAGCACGGCACCGACATCGTCTCCGTGGAGCCCGTCCACCTGGAGCCGCTCGGCGTCTACTCCAAGAAGGTCAAGAGCCTCGCCGAGCTGCCCTCCGGCGCCACCGTCGCGGTCCCCAACGACGCCACCAACGAGGGCCGGGCGCTCAAGCTGCTCGCGGACAACAACGTGATCACCCTCAAGGACGGCGCCGGCACCACCGCCACCGTCCGCGACATCACCGGCAACCCCAAGAACCTCAAGTGGAAGGAGCTGGAGGCCGCCCAGCTGCCCCGCGCCCTCGCCGACGTGGACGCCGCCGTGATCAACGGCAACTACGCGCTGGACTCCGGCCTCAAGCCGGCCACGGACGCCATCGCCGTGGAGAAGGCCGAGGGCAACCCGTACGCCAACATCCTGGCCGTCAAGAAGGGCAAGGAGAGCGACCCCCGGGTGAAGAAGCTCGCCGAGCTGCTGCACTCGCCCGAGGTCAAGAAGTACATCGAGGACACCTTCAACGGGTCCGTCATCCCGGCGTTCTGA
- a CDS encoding HAD-IA family hydrolase, with amino-acid sequence MDIAADALLFDMDGTLVDSTPAVHRCWTAWMGEYGLTEADFARILTHGRPAVEIIRDVLPPAQLADGGLAAALRRIEELEVADTEGTVALPGAAALLESLPTDRWAVVTSATRALAEVRLAASGLPAPLLVTADDITRGKPDPEPFLLAARQLGVDPARCLVVEDAPAGLAAARAAGMRSVAVTTTHDRAELAADVVVEGLHRIWATDVPSGLRIRAMAV; translated from the coding sequence ATGGACATAGCCGCAGACGCCCTGCTCTTCGACATGGACGGCACCCTGGTCGACTCCACTCCGGCGGTCCACCGCTGCTGGACGGCCTGGATGGGCGAATACGGTCTGACCGAGGCGGACTTCGCCCGGATCCTCACCCATGGCCGCCCTGCGGTGGAGATCATCCGGGATGTGCTCCCCCCGGCGCAGCTGGCCGACGGCGGCCTCGCCGCAGCGCTGCGCCGGATCGAGGAGCTGGAGGTCGCGGACACCGAGGGCACCGTGGCGCTGCCAGGCGCCGCCGCGCTGCTGGAGTCGCTGCCGACCGACCGCTGGGCCGTGGTGACCTCCGCGACCCGGGCGCTGGCCGAGGTGCGGCTCGCGGCGTCCGGACTGCCCGCCCCGCTGCTGGTGACGGCCGACGACATCACCCGGGGCAAGCCCGATCCCGAGCCGTTCCTGCTGGCGGCGCGGCAGTTGGGCGTCGACCCGGCGCGCTGCCTGGTGGTGGAGGACGCCCCGGCGGGCCTGGCCGCCGCGCGGGCCGCCGGGATGCGCTCCGTTGCCGTCACCACCACCCACGACCGCGCCGAACTGGCCGCCGACGTGGTCGTGGAGGGCCTGCACCGGATCTGGGCGACCGATGTGCCGAGCGGCCTGCGGATCCGGGCGATGGCCGTCTGA
- the argH gene encoding argininosuccinate lyase: MSHDPTPTPAGDVRLWGGRFADGPAEALAALSASVHFDWRLAPYDIAGSRAHARVLHKAGLLSDDELDRMLDGLDRLLADVESGAFTGTVADEDVHTALERGLLERLGAELGGKLRAGRSRNDQVATLFRMYLRDHARIIGGLILDLQQALVGLAEAHPDTAMPGRTHLQHAQPVLFAHHVLAHVQALSRDAERLRQWDTRTAVSPYGSGALAGSSLGLDPQAVAADLGFEGGSAGNSIDGTAARDFVAEFAFVTAMIGVNLSRIAEEVIIWNTKEFGFITLHDAFSTGSSIMPQKKNPDIAELARGKSGRLIGNLTGLLATLKGLPLAYNRDLQEDKEPVFDSCDTLEVLLPAFTGMLATLTVHRERLEELAPAGFSLATDIAEWLVRQGVPFRVAHEVAGACVKVCEQQSIELADLTDEQFAAISPHLTPEVRTVLTVHGSLASRDGRGGTAPAAVARQLAEVKADLAVQQEWADAKR; the protein is encoded by the coding sequence GTGTCGCACGACCCGACCCCGACCCCCGCCGGTGACGTACGCCTCTGGGGCGGCCGGTTCGCGGACGGCCCCGCCGAGGCGCTGGCCGCGCTCTCCGCCTCCGTGCACTTCGACTGGCGGCTGGCCCCGTACGACATCGCCGGCTCCCGCGCCCACGCCCGGGTGCTGCACAAGGCGGGGCTGCTCTCCGACGACGAGCTGGACCGGATGCTGGACGGCCTGGACCGGCTGCTGGCCGATGTCGAGTCCGGCGCCTTCACCGGCACCGTCGCCGACGAGGACGTGCACACCGCCCTGGAACGCGGCCTGCTGGAGCGGCTGGGCGCGGAGCTGGGCGGCAAGCTGCGGGCCGGCCGGTCGCGCAACGACCAGGTGGCCACCCTCTTCCGGATGTACCTGCGGGACCACGCCCGGATCATCGGCGGGCTGATCCTGGACCTCCAGCAGGCCCTGGTGGGCCTGGCCGAGGCCCACCCGGACACCGCCATGCCCGGCCGCACCCACCTTCAGCACGCCCAGCCGGTGCTCTTCGCCCACCATGTGCTCGCCCATGTCCAGGCGCTCTCCCGGGACGCCGAGCGGCTGCGCCAGTGGGACACCCGCACCGCCGTCTCCCCGTACGGCTCCGGCGCGCTGGCCGGGTCCTCGCTGGGCCTGGACCCGCAGGCGGTCGCCGCCGACCTGGGCTTCGAGGGCGGCTCGGCCGGCAACTCCATCGACGGCACCGCCGCCCGCGACTTCGTGGCGGAGTTCGCCTTCGTCACCGCGATGATCGGGGTGAACCTCTCCCGGATCGCGGAGGAGGTGATCATCTGGAACACCAAGGAGTTCGGCTTCATCACGCTGCACGACGCCTTCTCCACCGGGTCGTCGATCATGCCGCAGAAGAAGAACCCGGACATCGCCGAGCTGGCGCGCGGCAAGTCCGGCCGCCTGATCGGCAACCTCACCGGGCTGCTCGCCACCCTCAAGGGCCTGCCGCTGGCGTACAACCGCGACCTCCAGGAGGACAAGGAGCCGGTCTTCGACTCCTGCGACACCCTGGAGGTGCTGCTGCCCGCCTTCACCGGCATGCTCGCCACCCTCACCGTGCACCGCGAGCGGCTGGAGGAGCTGGCCCCGGCCGGCTTCTCGCTGGCCACCGACATCGCCGAGTGGCTGGTCCGGCAGGGGGTGCCGTTCCGGGTGGCGCACGAGGTGGCGGGCGCCTGCGTCAAGGTCTGCGAGCAGCAGTCCATCGAGCTGGCCGACCTGACGGACGAGCAGTTCGCCGCGATCTCCCCGCACCTGACGCCGGAGGTCCGCACGGTGCTCACCGTGCATGGCTCGCTGGCCTCCCGTGACGGGCGCGGCGGCACCGCCCCGGCGGCGGTGGCCCGGCAGCTCGCCGAGGTCAAGGCGGACCTGGCGGTCCAGCAGGAGTGGGCGGACGCCAAGCGCTGA
- a CDS encoding class I SAM-dependent methyltransferase, giving the protein MTVHQAAGVGYQRAADAYERSRPSYPLPVIRELADAVRLERGRTVVDLGAGTGKFTRLLALTGARVIALEPVAAMRARLAELLPGVEVGEGTGEATGLPDGSVDVVVAAQSWHWFRQDEALAEVERVVRPGGALALVWNTFDASVPWVRDFQRIYFGRAPEGLPSHLDGRWRRLLEQRPGWSDIQERHLPNPHPVTREGVLERMASSSIIAALDAAEQQRVRAEVDAVLRAHPQTRHGDRIELPYTTDVYWTHRV; this is encoded by the coding sequence GTGACGGTTCACCAGGCGGCAGGGGTCGGGTACCAGCGGGCGGCGGACGCCTACGAGCGGTCCCGGCCGTCCTATCCGCTGCCGGTGATCCGCGAACTCGCCGACGCGGTCCGGCTGGAGCGCGGCCGTACGGTGGTGGACCTGGGGGCGGGCACCGGCAAGTTCACCCGGCTGCTGGCGCTGACCGGGGCCCGGGTGATCGCACTGGAGCCGGTGGCGGCGATGCGGGCCCGGCTGGCGGAGCTGCTGCCCGGGGTCGAGGTGGGCGAGGGCACGGGCGAGGCGACCGGGCTGCCGGACGGCTCGGTGGACGTGGTGGTGGCGGCGCAGTCCTGGCACTGGTTCCGGCAGGACGAGGCGCTGGCCGAGGTGGAGCGCGTGGTGCGGCCGGGTGGGGCGCTGGCCCTGGTGTGGAACACCTTCGACGCGTCGGTGCCATGGGTGCGCGACTTCCAGCGGATCTACTTCGGCCGGGCCCCGGAGGGGCTGCCGAGCCATCTGGACGGCCGGTGGCGCAGGCTGCTGGAGCAGCGGCCGGGCTGGTCGGACATCCAGGAGCGGCATCTGCCCAATCCGCATCCGGTGACCCGGGAGGGGGTGCTGGAGCGGATGGCGTCCAGCAGCATCATCGCGGCGCTGGACGCGGCCGAGCAGCAGCGGGTGCGGGCGGAGGTCGACGCGGTGCTGCGGGCGCATCCGCAGACCCGGCACGGCGACCGGATCGAGCTGCCGTACACCACCGATGTGTACTGGACCCACCGGGTCTGA
- a CDS encoding methionine ABC transporter ATP-binding protein, with translation MISIADLRKVYRVRGREVTALDGVDLHVHEGEVYGVVGTSGAGKSTLIRCVNMLERPTSGTITVDGLELTRLAGQGPRAGRELRAARRRIGMVFQHFNLLSSRTVQDNVELPLEIIGLDRTERRRKAAELLDLVGLADKARVYPAQLSGGQKQRVGIARALAGDPKVLLSDEATSALDPETTRSILELLRDLGRQLDLTVLLITHEMDVIKSVCDSAALMRDGRVVESGRLADLLATPGSELARELFPLGDLPGTGRAGTVLEITFQGDTAAQPFISQLARTYNVDLNILGAAVETIGGRQVGRMRVELPGSFEQNVVPIGFLREQGLQVDVAGHRTEAAA, from the coding sequence GTGATCAGCATCGCTGACCTGAGAAAGGTCTACCGCGTACGAGGCCGCGAGGTCACCGCCCTCGACGGCGTCGACCTGCACGTCCACGAGGGCGAGGTGTACGGCGTCGTCGGCACCAGCGGAGCGGGCAAGTCCACCCTCATCCGCTGCGTCAACATGCTGGAGCGCCCCACCTCCGGCACCATCACCGTCGACGGCCTGGAACTCACCCGCCTGGCCGGCCAGGGCCCCCGCGCCGGCCGCGAGCTGCGCGCCGCCCGCCGCCGGATCGGCATGGTCTTCCAGCACTTCAACCTGCTCTCCTCGCGCACCGTCCAGGACAACGTGGAACTGCCGCTGGAGATCATCGGCCTGGACCGCACCGAGCGCCGCCGCAAGGCAGCCGAGCTGCTGGACCTGGTCGGCCTCGCCGACAAGGCCCGCGTCTACCCGGCCCAGCTCTCCGGCGGTCAGAAGCAGCGCGTCGGCATCGCCCGGGCGCTGGCCGGCGACCCCAAGGTGCTGCTCTCCGACGAGGCCACCTCGGCGCTGGACCCGGAGACCACCCGGTCGATCCTGGAGCTGCTGCGCGACCTGGGCCGGCAGCTGGACCTCACCGTGCTGCTGATCACCCATGAGATGGACGTGATCAAGTCGGTCTGCGACTCGGCCGCGCTGATGCGCGACGGCCGGGTGGTCGAGTCCGGCCGCCTCGCCGACCTGCTCGCCACCCCCGGCTCGGAGCTGGCCCGGGAGCTCTTCCCGCTGGGCGACCTGCCGGGGACCGGCCGCGCGGGCACCGTACTGGAGATCACCTTCCAGGGCGACACCGCCGCCCAGCCGTTCATCTCCCAGCTGGCCCGCACCTACAACGTGGACCTCAACATCCTCGGCGCCGCCGTGGAGACCATCGGCGGTCGCCAGGTCGGCCGGATGCGCGTCGAGCTGCCCGGCTCCTTCGAGCAGAACGTCGTCCCCATCGGCTTCCTGCGCGAGCAGGGCCTCCAGGTGGACGTCGCCGGACACCGTACGGAGGCGGCGGCATGA
- a CDS encoding acetylornithine transaminase, with translation MSGNTELTARWQHALMDNYGTPRIPLVSGEGAHFTDADGTLYRDFIGGIAVNALGTAHPAVVEAVSRQIATLGHVSNLFIAEPPVRLAERLVELLGRPGRVYFSNSGAEAVECAFKIGRRTGRTHMVATTGGFHGRTMGALALTGQPAKQDPFRPLPGDVTHVPYGDTEALRAAVTTDTAAVLLEPIQGENGVIPAPDGYLAAAREITRATGTLLMLDEIQTGVGRTGHWFAHQALGIEPDVVTLAKGLGGGLPLGATVAFGDAAELLKPGQHGSTFGGNPVVCAAALAVLDTIAADGLLDRAKTLGERLRQGVEAIGDPLVSHVRGAGLLLGIVLREPVAAQVQAAAQQAGFLVNACVPDTVRLAPPLVVTEQDVDALLTALPQILRSVRDAAPGERRA, from the coding sequence ATGAGCGGCAACACGGAACTGACGGCGCGCTGGCAGCACGCCCTGATGGACAACTACGGCACCCCCCGAATCCCGCTGGTGAGCGGCGAGGGCGCGCACTTCACCGATGCCGACGGGACCCTCTACCGCGACTTCATCGGCGGGATCGCGGTCAATGCCCTGGGCACCGCCCACCCGGCCGTGGTCGAGGCGGTCAGCCGGCAGATCGCCACCCTCGGCCATGTCTCCAACCTCTTCATCGCCGAGCCTCCGGTCCGGTTGGCCGAGCGGCTGGTGGAACTGCTCGGCCGCCCCGGCCGGGTCTACTTCTCCAACTCGGGCGCCGAAGCCGTCGAGTGCGCCTTCAAGATCGGCCGCCGCACCGGCCGCACCCATATGGTCGCCACCACCGGCGGCTTCCACGGCCGCACCATGGGCGCCCTGGCGCTCACCGGCCAGCCCGCCAAGCAGGACCCCTTCCGCCCGCTGCCCGGCGACGTCACCCATGTCCCGTACGGGGACACCGAGGCGCTGCGGGCCGCCGTCACCACCGACACCGCCGCCGTCCTCCTGGAGCCGATCCAGGGGGAGAACGGCGTGATCCCCGCCCCCGACGGCTACCTCGCCGCCGCCCGCGAGATCACCCGGGCCACCGGCACCCTGCTGATGCTGGACGAGATCCAGACCGGCGTCGGCCGCACCGGGCACTGGTTCGCCCACCAGGCGCTGGGCATCGAACCCGATGTGGTCACCCTTGCCAAGGGCCTGGGCGGCGGACTGCCGCTCGGCGCCACGGTCGCCTTCGGCGACGCCGCCGAGCTGCTGAAGCCCGGTCAGCACGGCTCCACCTTCGGCGGCAACCCGGTGGTCTGCGCCGCCGCCCTCGCCGTGCTGGACACCATCGCCGCCGACGGCCTGCTGGACCGCGCCAAGACCCTCGGCGAACGGCTCCGGCAGGGCGTGGAGGCCATCGGCGACCCGCTGGTCTCCCACGTCCGGGGCGCCGGGCTGCTGCTCGGTATCGTGCTTCGCGAGCCGGTCGCCGCGCAGGTGCAGGCAGCCGCCCAGCAGGCCGGTTTCCTGGTCAACGCCTGTGTGCCGGACACCGTCCGGCTGGCGCCGCCGCTGGTGGTCACCGAGCAGGACGTGGACGCCCTGCTCACCGCCCTGCCGCAGATCCTGCGGAGTGTGCGGGACGCCGCCCCCGGCGAACGACGAGCCTAG